The DNA region AAAGGTGGTAGTGGCGGGGCGCAAAACACCCAAGAGAGCACGCCTAGCTATCGCCCCGCGGAGGAAAGCACGTATATGAACCCACAAAAGCTAAGAGTGGTAACTTCCGGGAAAGATAAGGAGTCCAACGGCCCGGCCGCCACAGGGCAGCGGGTGGAAAGCAGCGTCGGCGCCGAGCAGGCGCGGTCTGCAAGCGGGGCGGGGTTAAAGAGCCCCATGAGCGCCCTGGGCACTGCAGTTTCGTTTACGGTGTCGAATATCGCGGACAAGATCTCACATAGAGGCTCTATCTCCGCGAGACCGTCATCTGTGGCGCTCGCTGCGCAAGCTAATAATGGCGTTGGCGGGGGTGGCGCTCAGGGCGAAGAGCAACCGCCGGTCAACACAGGGACGCCTTTCGGGTCATCTGCAGCGTCATCGCGCCAGAACTCAGTTCATATTCCGGGTGAgttcattttctttgagccCACTAATAGGCCGCAGTCTGCTTCCCCTTCGGCGAACTCAAGCGCCGTGCGCAAGTTGCCCCACCACTCGAACAAGGCTATCATCGATTCACAGCCAGGTCCACAGGTTCCGTTCACAGAGTTTTTCCAGAAGCAGGACGACAAGAAGATTCATATTTTGATAGGCGCCACTGGCTCGGTCGCCACAATAAAAGTGCCTGCAATTATTGACAAGTTGTTTAAGACATACGGTCCCGACAAAGTGTCCATCCAGCTAGTGGTCACCAAGCCAGCGGAACACTTTCTTAGAGGGCTTAAAATATCTACAGACGTGAAAATCTGGCGTGACGAGGATGAGTGGTGCGGCTTCAAGCGAATGGGTGACCCAGTTCTACATACAGAGCTACGGCGGTGGGCGGACGTGTGCCTTCTGGCCCCGTTGTCCGCAAACACCCTGGCCAAAATTGCGAACGGCATATGCGACAACCTACTAACTTCACTACTACGGTGCTGGACGGCCTCCACTCCAGTGCTGGTTGCACCAGCAATGAACACGTTCATGTACACACACCCTGTGACCAAGAAACATCTCACCATGCTACAGGAGGACTGGCCTTTCATAACGGTTCTGAAGCCTGTTGAAAAGGTGCTAGTATGCGGCGACATTGGAATGGGTGGGATGCGTGATTGGCACGACATTGTCGATATCCTGACAAAAAAGATCTCTGAGATCCGCGGTGGTGTCGGCGGTTCTGACgccgaagaagaggatggcgacgacgatgacgatgagGCGGATGCTAACGCGGCTGATGAAACAGACAGCGAAGATAGTGGGCttgacgacgacgatgatgatgacgatgaagatgacgatgacgatggTGAAGAGGGCAACGCGAACGGCAGTGGCTACAGGGATCTCAAAGACCCCCAGAACGTAGAGCCGCTGGCTCCGCTGCGAAGCGCGCGCTCGGTGCAAGGCTCACAGTCTTAAACTGTAATTTCTCCTGCTCCTATATCAAAAATCACGTTTTTCGCTCTCGGCATTCACATTGTAACATTTTATCTCGCATACATACATAGCATTAATTGGTTGTAGACTGGTCCTGCAAGTTTTGCGGTCCACCTACGATGCTCCACCAACCTGTAGACGGCTGACAGATTTGCCGATATTCCACCAGAAAACTCGCTCCAACGAACTCTCGCCTGTTACCGCCGTGTCAATGAGGGAGGGAAGAAGGGGAGACAAACTTATCTTCTAGCTTGCTGAGCGGGGGCCAACAGGGAACCGCTGTGCAACCAGGCAGCGGCCACTAAAGTACTGGAGTGCCGAGGAGACTCTAAACTTAAAACTTCCCTCGGCTTACATGTTCACCCTGACAACCAGATTGTCTTCTGGACAGCGCCCAGTTCTGATGATACCGCCCTGAAACTCAAGCGCACACCAACAAGAAGCCTGGCTCGTTGCACTTAAGATTTGACTGTGCTATCAGCCTCGCAAGGCGTGTAATGCCTGCCTACTTTCACAAGACGCCCTAACGCGACCCGCACCCTCAACGTTAGTTACCAGCTACCCCTTCTTCGAACCCTTGCTGGCCTCCGACTTGTCTCCGAATTGCCCGCCAAAGCACGGCCCGTGGGATCCGGCCGCTGCCCCTAACTACCCGTTTCCTGATAGTTCGTTAATATTCTGGGTGCTCTTAAGTAAGACTATTTTGTGGGTGCCAAACGCGCTTCTTAGAAGATCCTAATAAAACCCTGTTCATCGTGCGACGTTGATGAACGCAGAACATTGAGCGAAGAAAGTTCCGCAGAGTAACACCGGGTCTGGGGATTCGAGCGTTATTTCCAGAGAGTGGTTTGCTCGAAATGCACCCTACTTTCAGGCCAGCCGGACTGCCTAAGGCGAAAGTGTGGTTCCTACAGCTTACGACAGCCGCACAAGGACAAGAGTCGAGGGTTAAGGAAtagaagaaggccaagaacGCCAAGATAGTCGGCATCGGAGCAAGTTATGGAGCAGCTAAGCGGAAAAATCTGAGTGCGAAAGTGCGGCGAGATGCTACGACGGAATGAAGAGCGCGCCACGGAAATACAGTGGGTTACTTAGCGGACAGGCGCGAATCACAGGGCCAGCGATGCACTCGGGGCTTGCAGTGCGGCGGATCAATGCGGATGGCGCCAGGAAATTTCTTGGAGTGAAAATTATCCTCTAGTTGTTGCATGAGGAATGGCGCTCTCAGGGCTCACAGCGCGCGTGGTATATAAGTGCGCGATGTGTGGGCGtgttttgtttcttgagGTCTTATTTCAGAACTGCTCTTACCTGTATTCAATGAAGCTTCCCCTGCCAATCGCACTGGCACAATTTATTGTTTCGTGCAGCGCCAAGCCATCCGAGCTCACCTACAAGGAGATAGACTATGTTGCGTACTCTTGCATGTACACACTTAGCAGCACAGCTGCATGGTGTAGCAGTGATCTGTATGGGCTAAGCTGTTACTGCACGGATGACAACGCGATGGGGTCGTTCTTATATTGTGTGCACGAGTTCCTGGAGACCAAGAACCCCGATACGGTCGAGGAGTGGGTATATCCGCAGTGCGCCAACTCTACAGTCGAGGGACTGAAGCAAATCTACGAAAATTCAACCAATTATATGGTAAACACCTCTGAGGTCCCGGGCTTCAACATCTCCGTCCCCGTCGACTTTCCGGTCTACGTGAATGCGACAATGTATCAGTACAATTACATGACGTATAACGCGTTCTGGGGTAACTTGAAGCACGCGAATTTTATGGGCACGGGCGCAGTAGCCTACTGGGGCCTAGTGTTCTTGTGTGGCACCATCTCCTCAATGATGCACCGGTTTGCCCCTAGGCTGACATTAagtttgaacaaaaaatcATCGCAGCTGTGGATTGTCCGCTGGTATAGAAAAAATGTGTCGCTACCGGCGGCATTCGGCACCGTGCACACCAAAAGAAACTTTGCCTTGGGACTTCTTCCCACGCGGTTGGAATCGCTTATCAtttttggtttctttgtGATGGTGCTACTGTTCCAAGCAGTGAACATCAAACGGACTATGAACAACACCTTCTTCCCcgaaaaagttcaagaaatttCCCGTTATGTGGGAGATCGCAGCGGTGTTATTGCCAATTACCTGATGACGCTAACGTACTTGCTCGCTGGTCGTAACCAAATATTTATGTGGCTCACGGGCTGGAAGCAGTCAACTTTCATGACCTACCATAAATGGGTGGGCCGCTTCCTATTTCTAACAGTATTCACCCACACTATTTCGATGCTTATGTACACTTATGCGGAAGATGCGTACGAGTATTACTCAGGCAGCCAATGGTGGAGGTACGGTGCGGCAGCCACCGTCGCGGGTGGCACCatgtttcttcaagctttcagTTGGTTGCGAGAAAAAAACTACGAAGTGTTCCTCTATGTCCACATCGCGATGGCAATCGTGTTTTTGCTTGGCGCTTGGAAGCACATTGAGATATTTGACTATCAAGAGTGGGCTTACGCAACGCTCGCTATATGGGCTTTTGATAGAGTTGTGAGGCTTGTCCGTATTTTCTCCTTTGGCGTCAAGACAGCCAAAGTGTGTATTGTTTCAAACGAGACCCTGCAGGTGACTGTCGACAGAGGCTCTTGGTGGCCTTTCTTTCCTGGCGCTTTTGGCTATGTgcactttttgaaaacgtCCATTTTTTGGCAATCGCATCCGTTTACTGTTTGCAAGACTGACAATAACGAGCTCAGACTCTACATCAAAATTAAACGCGGTGTAACTGAAATACTTTACAAGCAATTGCTCAACGAACCTAATTATACCGGTGAGGTCAAAATCGCTGTTGAAGGTCCATATGGCGACAAGAAGCCCGCCAAGTCCTATGAACAAGTGCTTCTGTATAGCGGCGGTAATGGAATCCCAGGTCCTTATGCATATGCTAAAGAACTTGGTGTCACCGCTAACACCCAAAAGACGCAATTCGTAAAACTGTATTGGGTGATAAGACACTGGAATTCTCTCGACTGGTCTTTGGAGGAGCTTCAGgcccttcaaaaatacaCTAATATCCAGACGGTCATATATGTAACCAAGGCTCACGAGGTTAAATTTGGTGACAAGCTCTTGCCCCATTTTGAGCCTAGttgctcaagctcttccatTGCGGAAAAGGATTCTGCAGTCGCGATAACAAGCGCTGCCTATAACGATGTGCTTCAGAAAGTTTTGCCTCACATTGAATTTAGGGAAGGCAGACCAGTAATCTCCGATGTTGTTAGAGAAGACATCGAAGACTGCCAAGATAAGAATACAGCACTTATCACTTGCGGTCACAGTGACATGTGCGATGAAATTAGACAAGTAATTGCTGTTAAAGTTGGAGACCATAAAACAAGTAGGATTGATCTCTTCGAGGAGCTCCAAACATGGTAATTCTGATATTCTATATACTATTATTAAATGTTAATTCAAGGGAAGAAGCAGGACTGAAACAATTTTTTGTCGACAGCCAATTATTGGTGCTGTGGTCGGCTGCTGTTTCTCTCTTTTCATGCGTCAGCTCTCCCTCGAGATTGTCGCAAGGTTCTCAAGATATCAGATATTTATGGCAGTGAATATACTACCATTTTTAAGATTGGAAATAGTTGCTCTATCTATGTTAGCTCTACTGCTTCCGCAAATTATTGGCCCCAAGCACTTGCGACCTTTCAGCTCTGAAGAGGTTTAAAAGCCAGAATTCCTTTAACTACATCTACAAAGTGGTGTTCTCGCTCTCCGAAGAAACTTTTAACTTGGACAAACGAATGAAGACCAGAGACCAGAAAACAGGTTGATTTACAAGACTAATGGAGTTTTTCGACCTTACAAGGTGTTTAGCAAGCTGGGGGTCCGCAACAAATGGCTCCACGTTATTACTATGGATCAATGCTCGTTTAAAATTTAATTTAACCGCAGCCAAGCATAGTTACTAGGTAGAGGCCCTAGCATCCATTTTTGTCGTTGAATGAAGATAGGAAATAATAATCGCTTGGAATAAACTCGAACTCTTGAGATGTATAGCATTTTCGAGGCTAAACATAATGCAATTTACCAAAATAATGGCAGCGAGGCAGGTGGTAAGGAGATTCTTCTGCGAAGGCAATTCGAGACGCGAGGTACAAATAATGTCCTAACCCTGTCTTATTTAAAGGAATCTTCAACACCAATGTTTACGCTCAATACCAAAGTTTCGAAGACGAGGCTAATGTTACAGAGTATTTCTATGCCTGTCCAAAAGGGGATTGATTTTGCCACTAAATTGTCCATAGACCTCTCATTATGGCAGACGTCTATCCGAGTTCTTGGACACTCATTGCTTATAGAAATATCAACAGCAGGTCCCCGTGCGCCGTGGCATGCTGACTTAAGTTCAAGACACCAAGAAAGTAagtttgaacaaaaaactGTGAAGCCGGTTCGACCTCGAATTTGAAGCACACAGCCATGAACTACGCATGTTAGATTGGAAAAGTGGTATAGAAGGAGGATAGTTCCTTTGtagcttctcaaagaacTGACACGTTTGCTTTAGCTGCTGATCCTCACGTTTTCACTGGAGGTTTAAGTATCTGCAAAAAAATAGCGATAGCGAAAAATCTTTAAACAACCAAAAACTAGTACAGTACTTCCATCAATTGAAGCACTCCCGCTGTAACTCTCATATCCGATCAAATCCTCACAATGTCATTCCTGGGCTTCGGCGGACAACCACAGTTAAACTCTCAACAGAAGATCAGCGCAGCTGAAGCAGAGCTAGACCTCGTCACAGACATGTTTAACAAGCTAGTTGACAACTGTCACAAAAAGTGCGTCCAAACCTCATACAGCGAAGGTGACCTGAACAAGAATGAGTCATCCTGCATTGACCGTTGCGTCGCAAAGTACTTCGAGACCAATGTCAAGGTTGGAGAAAACATGCAAAAAATGGGCAACGCTTTCGCTGGTGGTCCAGGCAGAGTCTAAGATGCAAAACCGCAAATGCTTCTCGTGTTCTTGTGTATAGTGAATTTGAATTCAAATAAAGTTAAAGATGTATTTACAGGATTGGCGGTGATCTGGACTTTACGGCACTAAAGCCCTAGCATTTTTTTGCAGCGCAGCAGGATACCTTCCTTGCTGTTTAGCTTTGGCCGGACATCCAGATAGACGCTGGGGCCGCCGGTCGTATCGCTGCTATAAAAGTCGATCACGTAGTCCACGTCTTTGCCGCACCGATTGACCGTCCAGTCGTGGCGGTCAAAGGGCTTGGAATAACCCAAGATGCTACTGCGGAACCACGCACGGGGCGTCAACTTCTTAGAGTCTCCCTTGAAACTTGTCAATTGGACTCCGCCACACTCTTCACCTCCTTGGCCCTTTTCCCATAACCTTATGTAGTTCCACACTCGCTCATTGACTTGGTTATGAATGGGCACCACCGTCTTCATGTCATCAGAGTTAGGGTTCCACTGCTTCCGCAGCATCGCTTCGAAGAACTGTTTTTGTGAAGGATAGACCCAGTGCTGGCCCTCTGTTCCTGTACGCGGGATGCTCGAGACCTCGCGTTCTGTTGGCAGCTTGACATCGGTCTTGTACTGCGGGGTATTAGGAATTTGGTCTGAGGTACATTCCACTGCTTCTGGAGCGTTGGAGGCTTCTGCCTGCTGTAgccaaacttttctggCATCATGGTTTACAGGACAGCTTTCTTTGGCAGCTGCGTCTGCCCCTTCGGCTCCGTCGGTTTTACTCATGTTCTTTAGCCATGCCTCCCGCGCGGTATGATCGACAGGGCATGTACTCTCAGTTTCGGAGCCCATTCTCTACTTTAAAGGCGATCTTTTTCCAGCTACTATGGTACTAAAAACCAGCGCAGGCACTTGGCTAAGGTCTGTGTTGATTTTAATAGACTTCTTTAAAGTTCGCATCGCTAATAGGATTTTATTGTAATAAATCTACAATTAAAAACCGAAAGAATATCAGATCAACAAAGATTCGCAAAATCGGTAACCTAAGTCAATAAACATGAAGGCATCCCACGGCCTAATGGTTACCATTGAGTCCATTTCTCTTAATATTACAGATTGAGCGTTGTCTTCACTCCGGAATGGGTATTACTTGGGCTCGAACCTGCAACACAGGAAACCTCAAAAAGGTTGTGGGGCCCGCAGACGTGATACGACAGACTAAGAGTTTAAGAGCTCGGGAGCAAAGAGCTCTACTGGGCGGAGCATATGAATTTTAAGCCTGAAGCGTAGGGTGAAGTTGGAACAGCCCACAACTTTGTTCGAAGCACAGGAGAATGGGTTGCGCCGCAAGTACGGCCCTTTCCGCAGATGAGCAGGACCCGTTCTTGCAAAGCAAACGGGCCAACGACATGGTAGAGCGCTCCTTGCAAATGCAGAAGCacaaggagaaaaaagagatcAAACTTTTGCTGCTGGGAGCTGGAGAATCGGGAAAGTCAACGGTTTTGAAGCAATTGCGCTTGCTACACCAAGGCGGGTTTGGAAATCAGGAACGCGTGCAATATACTCAGGTGATCTGGGCAGATGCCGTTCAGTCTATGAAAATATTGATCATTCAGGCGCGCAAGCTGGGAATTCCTCTCGACTGTGACAACCCGGAGACCAATCGACATTTGTTCGAGCAGAAAAGGTTACTACTTCGCGCTCGGCCGCTGGAGCACATCGATGCTAGCCTGGCGGGTGGCTCTGGTTTCCTAAACGACTATGTACTCAAGTACTCTGAGACTAGCGAAAACAAGCGGCGCACCAAAAGCACGGGCCGCGCTCAGGCGTTTCAGGGTCTTGAGGATGGTGACACTTTCAACCTGCAGGAGCTTTCCGAGGGCCTTAGTGAAGATGGCACGAATTCAGCGCTCGCGCAAAGTCAAAATGTTGCCACACGTTCAGTTAGCAGTCAGCAAATTGCAGACGCAATCTCAGAATTGTGGAAACACGACCGCGGGGTTCGGCAGTGCTTCGCGCGTTCCAACGAGTTCCAGCTTGAGAGTTCGGCGGAATATTACTTCGAACACATTCACAACTTTGCAAACCCGACATACGTGTGCTCGGACGAAGACATACTTAAAGGCCGAATCAAAACAACGGGGATCACCGAAACCGCGTTCAACATTGGATCGACTAacttcaaggttttggatGCAGGCGGACAACGATCCGAGCGGCGCAAATGGATTCATTGTTTCCAAGACATTACAGCAGTGCTGTTTGTTTTGGCAGTGAGCGAGTACGACCAGATGCTCTTTGAGGATGAACGTGTGAACCGAATGCACGAGTCTATTATGCTTTTCAACACGCTGCTGAATTCCAAGTGGTTTTCCAACACGCCTTTCATCTTGTTCCTGAATAAAActgacattttcaaagagaagttgACGCGCTCGCCCATCCGGCAATACTTTCCAGAATACCAGGGCCGCGTGGGCGATGTTGATGCTGGGCTCAAGTACTTTGAGAGTATTTTTCTGAGCCTGAACAAGACTGGTAGGCCCGTTTACGTGCATAGGACGTGCGCTACTGACACTCAGAGCATGCGCTTCGTGCTCACCGCCGTGGCGGATCTCATAATACAGCAGAACCTCAAGAAGAGCGGCATATTGTGAGCTACGGACCCGCTGCCGCGGCGCGGCTTGGGTGCTGTTGACTAAGCGTCATCTCTCTATACGACGGACGTCTAGAACCCAGCGTCTCACTAAGCGACCTTAGTCAACATTGCGCCCTTGAGAACGATGTATAAAAGCAAGCGCGACGCGGGCTCGTAGGCTCCCAAGATCGAGTTTGGCCATCCCCAAAGATGTCAATCCAAACAGGCGgactcaacaaaatcagTGAAATTCCACTCTCTCAGATCAGGAGGCCCATCGCCCCAGTCCTGGACTTCCAGAAAATCGACGCGATGGTGTCCACTATGAAGGGCGTTCCAGAGGCGAGCAAAACCTGCACTATAGAGGAAGCCTCGAAAATGGACGGGCAGCTGCCTCCAATCGACGTTGTGTGCGTCCGGCATAACGGCCAGAACTTCTACTTTGGCTTCGGGGGCTGCCACCGCTTCCAGGCTTACGAGCGCATTCGCGACCAAACTGGAAAAGACGTGCTCGTGCGCTGCAAGGTCATTCCCGCGACGAAGGACCAGCTGAAACTGTACGTGGGAAGCTCGGTGGACGACATGTTCGGCACCATCGACAACGAGGCTAGCAGGGAGGCCCGCCAATGAGCGCGTCCAGTCGCCTCCCTCCGTGCACGGAATGTAGCATATATACTTTAACGATTTAACGAGTTGGACCACCAACTGGCGCAGCTGGTATAGCCTGCGCACACTGGCTATTCGACCTATTCGTGGCTGAATCAGCAGTGCTGATTCAGCAGGGCCCCTTCAAGTTCGCAGACCACGTGCATCAAACACTTCCAGCTTAACACAGTCACGCGACCAACTGAAGTCTGAATGCTAGCCTAATTCAAAAGGTTGAGTGCTAGCCACTTGTGCTTGCACGGAAGACGGGTGCTTCCCCTCTTCCTATCTTCGGGACCTGTCTTGGCACGAAGTTTGCATCGGCTGGTGTTGTGCGTCCCTGCGCCTTTCTACGTAATCTTGCCTTGCTAAAGCATAGCCCAtgcaaaaattcaaggGCTTGAAAGCTAAAGCCACGCCCGGCCATCGGAAGACGCCGTGCGAAGAACCTGTTTCGCCGCGTTAAGGCGCATGCAAACCTGCGCCTTCTTCGGATTCTCACGTATTTTTCTTACCCGACGGCCATTCCATGCCTGTGTCCGCTCTCGTGACCATGTGGCTGAAAGGCGGTACTGCTAGCAGTGTACTTAGATAATAACAGCCAAGGCGACCTTTAAGCCTCGATTTGGTGTATAGCGGACTTCTGTTTGCATAAATAGGCTGCGTTTTGGATCATTTTCAGTAAAGGGATACATTCACTAACCAATACCACAACTTACACAACCAATTGAAGTGATATACTATGGGCTCCACTCCTAGCAAGCCAATAACACAACACACAGCAGACGTGCCGCCTTCGCTGCGGTTCTGCAGAGAAAGACATATGGTACTTGCGTCGGTATTCTACAAGACGCGGTCTTTGATGTGTTTCCCCACTCAACACTCGtttgagaagtttctgAGTAACAGCCGGAAAATTCGGGCGGAGGACGACGGCATGGGCGTGCCCAGCCTGGTACTCGAAGACCCGTACCTCCTGTCACGGGTGTTCAAGGGCGATGGGGTACGATACCGGATCTACAAGTACGTGCTGTGCTCGGCCTCAGACCCGCTGCCGCACCCCAGCTGCTCGGTCGTGTCGCAGGCCGACGACCGGATCATATACAAAATGCCGTTCTGCGAGGTGTACAAGGCGGTCCACGGCGGGCTACAGCCGGGATACAGGCTAGTTTTCTATACGCCGGACGGCTCACTGAACGTGGACCTCATCAAGCACCGCACTTCTTTCGACATGGACTCCCAGTTGGGCGAGTGGAACGTGAAGTGGGTTCGCAAGGCCAGGTCCCTGCTTCTTCCCGACAAATTCGAGCTGTTGGTCGTGGGCTCTGTGGCGCCACCACCTCCGACCACCGCGGGAGCGCCTGGTGCTCACCGCTCGGCCGCATACGCGGCAACGCGCGCCTCGGGGGCCGCAGTGTGGGCTAGGTACAAAGACACGGATACCGCGTTTCTGCCCAAGATCACCAGAAAGCTTGCTTCTTTAAACGTGGGTGAGATCGAGATTGAGTCCAACGCTGCTTCCTACGGGCTAGACGAGATTCCGTGGTACACGCAAGTGATTGCATGCATGTCGCTTGTAATTTGCACCCTGCAGCAAGACCGCAAAGAGAAAAGGAGACGCAACAACTCGATGTAGCGTGTCGTCTTTCAGGGCGGCGGACGCTGCACACATTCCCGCGAAGCGTGGGCTTGAGCATGGTCCTACGGCCCTCGGAGGTCGTTTTATGTCCTTCGGACCCTTTTAATTATTAATAAGTGTACTTCTATTAAGAATCGGCTTGCACGGCTTAGGCCGCACTGAGCTTTGCCAACGGACCAGGGCAAGGCCCTGATGACTATGTCAAGTTATACCGGCGCCAAGGCTGACGCCACACGTGCTGGTCGCATACCGAGATTATTGTCACAGCGCGCAGAGCAACGGCAGCCTTTTCGGGGCCTTGTGCGGGAGCTTTATGGTTTGAGGGCACGAAAACGGGAAGCGCAACCCGAAAAAGTGCGTGCGACAGCTACTCGGTTCTAGACAGGCCTGATCGCTGCCTCAAGCTTTAGCACCTCGGCAGGTTAgtgtcacgtgaccggCTCTAATGGCGCCAGGTTCGACTAAGCATCTGAAGCTTCGCGTCAGCTATGGTCTAGAAGCTGCCACCGGGATATTGCGGCTGGGCAACACTGAATGCTGCTCGACACGACACTCGTGTAACAGCACCGTCCTCTGCGGTCGAATCGCGAAATAATCCAGGCCGTCGCGCTTGCCGAATATTTACATAGCATACAAGGGCGCTGCGCGTAGCGTGTACGCCAACCGTTTTCCGCctatttcaaagaaaaacggGTGTATCTACGACATCTTTATTGGCACCTGTTTGTCGTAGGTTTCTTGAATAATTTTTCCTCGCTGTCCTGTTATTAATTATTATTATTACATGTCCGAACAAAGCGACCCAAACTCCTGTCTAAAGCGAAGAAATCACGAATCACCGGAGGTATATTCTTCCTTTCCATACCTCTAACAAACCAGGCCACActgtcaaaaaaacaaTGATTTTCGGTTGTTAACTTAGAAGCTCACAGCGCCGCTGCGCTAGACTTTCTCCC from Lachancea thermotolerans CBS 6340 chromosome C complete sequence includes:
- a CDS encoding KLTH0C01166p (weakly similar to uniprot|Q08909 Saccharomyces cerevisiae YOR385W Hypothetical ORF): MGSTPSKPITQHTADVPPSLRFCRERHMVLASVFYKTRSLMCFPTQHSFEKFLSNSRKIRAEDDGMGVPSLVLEDPYLLSRVFKGDGVRYRIYKYVLCSASDPLPHPSCSVVSQADDRIIYKMPFCEVYKAVHGGLQPGYRLVFYTPDGSLNVDLIKHRTSFDMDSQLGEWNVKWVRKARSLLLPDKFELLVVGSVAPPPPTTAGAPGAHRSAAYAATRASGAAVWARYKDTDTAFLPKITRKLASLNVGEIEIESNAASYGLDEIPWYTQVIACMSLVICTLQQDRKEKRRRNNSM
- the SRX1 gene encoding sulfiredoxin (similar to uniprot|P36077 Saccharomyces cerevisiae YKL086W SRX1 Sulfiredoxin contributes to oxidative stress resistance by reducing cysteine-sulfinic acid groups in the peroxiredoxins Tsa1p and Ahp1p that are formed upon exposure to oxidants conserved in higher eukaryotes); the encoded protein is MSIQTGGLNKISEIPLSQIRRPIAPVLDFQKIDAMVSTMKGVPEASKTCTIEEASKMDGQLPPIDVVCVRHNGQNFYFGFGGCHRFQAYERIRDQTGKDVLVRCKVIPATKDQLKLYVGSSVDDMFGTIDNEASREARQ